The DNA sequence GAGGCCGACCGCTTCCTGGCCCACGCGCCGCCCGGCACCTACCTGTGGCCCTACCTGGTGCTGGTGCTGCCCAACCTGCTGTTTTCGGGGGCCGTGTTTTTTACGCTGGCCACCCTTTCGCGCAATATCCTAAGCACTTACCTGGGCTCCATTTTGCTGCTGATTACCTACCTGGTGGCCAATTCGTACCTCCAGGACCTCAAAAACGAGCACCTCGTGGCGGCCCTCGACACGTTCGGCATCGCGGCCGTCGATTTCACGACCCGCTACTGGACCTCGGCCGAGAAAAACCGCCTCCTGCTGCCCCTCTCCAGCTACGTGCTGCTGAACCGCGCAGTGTGGCTGGCCGTGGCCGGGGCCCTGCTGGGCCTGTGCTACGCGCGCTTCCGCTTCTCGGCCTTCGCCTCGGAGAAGGTGTCGAAGAAAACGCGCCGCGCCGCCGGGGCCCCCGCGGCCGAGTTGGCCCCGGTGCCGGCCGGCGGCCTGCACCTGCCGCGCGTGGCGCAGGTATTTTCGGGCGCCATGCACCGGCAGCAGTGGTGGAGCCTCACCAAGCTGGAGTTTCGGGGCATTGTGCGCAGCCGCTACTTCGCGGCCATTGCCGGGGCGGGGGTCATTTTTCTGCTGGCCACGTCGGCGCAGGTGGGCAAAACCTTCGACACGCCCACGTACCCCGTCACAAGCGAAATTATCGACTTCTCGCTGGGCTCGTTTTTCCTGTTCTTTCTAGCCATCATCATCTTCTACAGCGGCGAGCTTGTCTGGCGCGAGCGCCAGGCCGGCGTGGCCCAGATTACCGACGCCGTGCCAGTGCCCAGCTGGGTGCCGTTTTTGAGCAAGCTGGCCGCCCTGGGCCTGGTGCAGGTGGTGCTACTGGCCGTGGTGATGGCCTGCGGTCTGGTGGTGCAAACCGCGAAAGGGTATTTCCACTACGAAATCGGCCTGTACGTGCAGGCGCTCTTCGGCTACGAGCTGCCGTTTCTGCTGCTGATGTGCGTGCTGGCGATGGTAACGCAGGTGGTGGTGAACAACAAGTACCTGGGCTTCTTCGTGGTGGTGGCCTACTACGTGGCCAACCTGTTCCGGAGCCAGCTTGGCCTTGGGCACCGCCTGTTCAGCTACGCCGGGGGCCCCACGCCGGGGCCCTACTCGGCCATGAACGGCTACGGCCACTTCCTGCCCGCCTTCTGGTGGACGAAGCTGCTGTGGGCCGGCGTGGCCCTGCTGCTGGTGCTGGCCGCCAACCTGCTCTGGGTGCGCGGCACCGACGCCGCCCGCCTGCGCGAAGCCCGCCGCCGCTGGGGCCCCGGCAGCACCGCCACCCTGGCCCTGGGCCTGCTCATCAGCCTGGGCGCGGGCGGCTACATCTTTTACAACACCAACGTGTTGAATAAGTACCTGACGCCCAAGGAACGCGAGAAAGGCCAGGTGGCCTACGAGAAGCAGTACCGTCGCCTCAAAGACGTGGCCCAGCCGCGCATCGTGGCCGTGGACCTGAACACGGAGATTTTCCCGAGCACCCGCGCCGTGCGCTTCCGGGGCCGGTTCACGCTGGTGAACAAGCAGACACGCGCCCTCGATACCGTCATCGTGAGCATTCCCGTGGAGCAAAACCCCCGCGTACGCTCCCTCACGCTGGGCCAGCCCGGCCAGGCCACCCTGGCCCTGAACGACACCACCTACGGCGTGCGCCTCTACCGCCTGGCCCGGCCCCTGGCCCCCGGCGACTCGCTGGCGCTCGGCATGGACATCCTGTACCAGGAGCGCGGCTTCCCCAGCGCGGGTTCGAATACCGACATTGTGTACAACGGCACCTTCCTCAGCAGCGGCTACCTGCCCGGCCTGGGCTACCGCGAGGGCGCCGAGCTGAGCGGCGACCAGGACCGTAAAAGCTACGGCCTGAAGCCCAAGCCCCGCATGGCCAAGGTGAACGACCTGAAGGCCCGCCAGAACACCTACATCAGCCAGGACGCCGACTGGATTCGCTTCCGCACCACCGTCAGCACCGAGGCCGACCAAACGGCCGTGGCCCCCGGCTACCTCCAGAAGGAGTGGGTGAAGGACGGCCGCCGCTACTTCACCTACGTGATGGACCGGCCGATGCTCAACTTCTACACCTTTCTCTCGGCCCGCTACCAGGAGTACAAGAGCCAGTGGGTGGATTCGGTGGGGCACCGCACCGTGCCCATCACCATCTACTACCAGCCGGGCCACGAGTACAACTTGCAGCGCATGGCCGCCGGGGCCCGCGACGCGCTGGCGTACTGCTCCAAGAATTTCTCGCCCTACCAGCACCGGCAGCTGCGCATCCTGGAGTTTCCGCGCTACCAGGCCTTCGCCCAGAGCTTCGCCAACACGGTGCCGTTTTCGGAGGCCATCGGCTTCATTGCCAACGTGAACGACAAAGACCCCGAGGACCTGAACTATCCCTACTACGTGACGGCCCACGAGGTGGCGCACCAGTGGTGGGCCCACCAGGTCATCGGGGGCAACGTGCAGGGCAGCACGCTGATGGCCGAAGCCATGGCTGAGTATTCGGCCCTGATGGTGCTGCGCCGCCACAACGGCCCGGCCGCCATGCAGCGCTTCCTGAAGTTCGACATGAACCGCTACCTTACCGGCCGCGCCTTCGAGCGCAAGAAGGAAGTGCCGCTGGCCCTGGTCGAAAACCAGCAGTACATCCACTACGCTAAGGGCTCGGTGGTGATGTATGGCTTGCAGGATGCCATGGGCGAAGCCGTGCTGAACGGGGCCTTGAAGAAGTACGTGGCCGCCGTGGCCTTCCAGGGCCCGCCCTACACCAACTCGCCCGAGTTCATCGGCTACCTGCGCCGGGCCGCGCCCGACTCGCTCCAGCCCTACATCACCGACCAGTTCGAGCGCATCACCTTGTTCGATAACCGCGTGACGGCTGCCAGCGCCAAGAAGCTGCCCGACGGCCGCTACCAGGTCGATTTCACGGTGAAGTCGGCCAAATTTTACGCCGACAGCCTGGGCAACCAGCACCCCGCCGACCAAACCCGCGACGCCCTGCCCGTGGCCATTTTCCCCGCCCTGGGGCCCGACAAAAAGCCCGTGGCGCCAATGCTGCTCGTGAAGCGCCACCTCCACGCCGGCGACAACCAGCTCCGCTTCGTGGTGCGCCAGAAGCCCGCCTCCGTCGCCATCGACCCCAACCACCTCGTCATCGACCGCCAACTCGACGACAACACCAAGGACCTCAAGCTGTAGGGCCCCGATATAGCCGAGACAGATCGTTTAAAACTCGTTAGCGGGTCATGCTGAGCGCAGCCGAAGCATCTCTCCCACTGACTAAATGATTTGATTAGTTGAGGAGTAGAGATACTTCGGCTGCGCCCAGCATGACGTTCTAAAACGCTACCACTTACGCTCGAAATAATACATCCACAGAGAAGGCGCAGCCCCATCGGAGCTGCGCCTTCTCTGTGGCCGATTGTTGCCGGCGAATAAATCAGGGCCCCGGGGCCCTACGCGGGCTGTTGCGCTGGCTCAGCGGCTTCGGGCCGGCGCATCCAGCCCATGCCGCCGCACTTGGCCTGCATTTGCTGGCGGAATTTCTCGCGGGCTTCGGGGCTGAGGTTTTCCAGGCGGCCGGCCATGCGCTGCTGCCAGGCGCGGCGCTTCTGGGCCCAGTTGCCGCGGCGCCCGCCCCAGCTGCCAAATAGCAAACGGCTGAGCAGCAGCAGCCCAAAGGTTTGTCCGAGGGTAATTAGGGGCCCGTGGAAGAGCACCGGCACCAGCCAGTTCCACAAATACTGGGTGAGGAAGAGCACAGCCGTGACGAACAGGCTGGCAAAAATAATGAATTTGAGGCCGCGCAGCAGCCAGAATTGACGGTTCATGATAGGGTAATAATTAAGTTGAGTCGGTAAAATGCAGGAGGGCCCCGGGGGCCCCGGCTAGTCCGTGAACAGCTCGGTATAGAGCTTTTGCAGGCGTTTGCGCAGGTGCAGAACGGCGTAGTGCTTGCGCGAAATCAGGGTTTTGAGCGGCACGCCGGTTTCGGCTTCCATGTCCTTGAAGCTCTTGTCCTCCAGTTCGTGCCACACGAATACCTCGCGCTGGGCCACTGGCAGCTCGGCCAGGGCATCGGCCAGGGCCTCCATCAGGGTTTCGCGCAGCAGGCGGTTTTCGGGCGAATCGTCGGGGGCCGGCAGCAAGTCGGCCAGCAGCAGGCCCTCGCCGTCGGGGTCGGCCTCGGCGGCCCCAAACGCCGCTTCGAGCGACACCGGCCGCTGGCGCCGGTACAGGTCGATGATGCGGTTACGGGCCACCCGGAAGAGCCAGGCGGCCGCCTGCTCCACGGGTTTGAGCAGGCGGTAGCTTTCCACCAGCTCGGCAAACACGTCTTGCAGCAGGTCTTCGGCCTCCGCCTCATCAGGAATGCGGCGGCGGATGAATTGCAGCAGCCGGGGCCGCTGCTGGCGCACGGCGTCGGCAATTTGCCGGTCTTGCTGCGATGCCGTCATCGGGAGGATAGGACTGGGGAGCGAAAAAGCCAGGTTTTCCATGGTGGGCAAGCAGACGGGCCCCCGGCCTCAATACTTTAACCGGCGGGGGTTTTGCTTTTTCAGGATACCTTTGCCTGCCCAAAATACGGCCCAAACCCGGTCCAATTCTCCGCACGTTCCGCCCCGCATGGAAGCCAACATTCCCGAAGTTATCCGTACTGTTCCGCTACAGTACTACATTTTTTTCGCCACGGCCCTGTTTTCCATCGGCGTGGTGGGCGTGCTCACCCGGCGCAACGCCATCATTATTTTCATGTGCATCGAGCTGATGCTGAACGCCGTGAACGTGCTGCTGACGGCCTTCTCGGCCTACCGCTCCGACCCCAATGGGCAGGTATTCGTGTTCTTCATCATGGCCGTTGCGGCCGCCGAAGTGGCCGTGGGCCTGGGCATTATCGTCATGATCTACCGCAATTTCCAAACCACCGACGTCAACCTGCTGAGCCGGCTCAAGTGGTGAGTGAGCGTAGGGGTGAGTGAATGTGCCAAAGCCATTCGCTCCACATCCTGCTCGTCCCACTTCATTCACTCCTCCGCTCCTTCCCCCATTCACCGATGGAAACCGTCATCCCCGGCCCCAACGCGCCGTATACCACCCTTCTCTACGTCCTCATTCCGCTGCTGCCCTTCCTGGGGTTCCTGCTGAATGGCCTGCTTAACAAACGCTTGCCGGCCACAGTAGCCGGGCTTATCGGCAGCGTCACGGTGCTGGGCTCGTTTCTGATTTCCGCGTTCCTGTTCTGGAGCTTTTTGCACCCGGCGGCGGGTTGGGCCCTGCCCGGCACCACGGTGCACCGCGCCTACACCGTCGAGCTATTCGACTGGATATCCGTGGCTTCGCTGCAAATCCCATTTGGCTACCAGATCGACCAGCTCAGCCTGATTATGCTGCTGCTCGTGACCGGCGTGGGCTTCCTCATCCACGTCTACAGCATCAGCTACATGGCGCATGACGAGAACGTGGGCAAGTTCTTTAGCTTCCTGAACCTGTTTATTTTCAGCATGTTGGTGCTGGTGCTGGGCTCCAACTTCGTCATCCTCTTCATCGGTTGGGAAGGCGTGGGGCTGTGCTCGTACCTGCTCATCGGCTTCTGGAATACCAACACCAGCTACAACAACGCCGCCAAGAAAGCTTTCATCATCAACCGCATCGGCGACTTAGGTTTCCTGCTGGGTATCTTCCTCATCTACCTCGCCTTCAACTCGGTGCAGTACGGCGAAGTATTCCAAAAAGCCTCGCTGATGGAATTTGGGCCCTACACCGTGGGTATTTGCACGGCCATCACACTACTGCTGTTTGTAGGCGCCATGGGCAAGTCGGCCCAGCTGCCGCTCTACACCTGGCTGCCCGACGCTATGGCGGGCCCCACGCCGGTGTCGGCCCTCATCCACGCCGCCACCATGGTCACGGCCGGCATCTACATGGTGCTGCGGGCCAACGTACTCTTCACGCTCGCGCCCCAAACGCTGGAGGTGGTGGGTATCATTGGCCTGGCTACGGCTTTTTTCGCCGCTACCATTGGCCTGGCCCAGAACGACATCAAGAAAGTGCTGGCCTACTCCACGGTATCGCAGCTCGGCTACATGTTTCTGGCCTTGGGCGTGATGGGCTACTCGTCGTCGCTGTTCCATGTGCTCACCCACGCCTTCTTCAAGGCCCTTCTGTTCCTCGGGGCCGGCTCCGTCATCCACGCCATGAGCAACGAGCAGGACCTGCGCCGCATGGGCGGCCTGCGCAAAGCCTTGCCCATCACGTTCTTCACCTTCCTCATTGGCTGCCTGGCCATTTCGGGCATCCCGCCGTTCTCGGGCTTTTTCTCCAAGGATGAAATCCTGAGCCACGTCTATGAGCACAACAAGCTGATGTGGGCCGTGGGCCTGTTCACGTCGTTCCTCACGGCGTTCTACATGTTCCGCCTGCTGTTCCTGGCCTTCTTCGGCGAGTTCCGCGGCACTGACGAGCAGAAGCACCACCTGCACGAGTCGCCGGCCAGCATGACCTTGCCGCTCATTGTGCTCGCCATTCTGGCCGCCGTGGGCGGCTTCATGGGGGCCCCCATGCTGGTGGGCAAGCACTACCTGGCCGATTTCCTAGCCCCGATTTTCACTTACTCGCGCCGCCTCAACCCGGCCGCCTTTGCCCTTGAGCCCGACCACGGTACTGAGCTGATGCTCATTGGCTTGTCGGTGGCGGCCGGCGTGCTCGGCATCGTGCTGGCCTACGTGCTGTACGTGGCCCGCGCCGAGCGCCCGGTGGCCGATGACGCCCCGCGCTCGGCCCCCGAAAACCTGGTGTACCACAAGTACTACATCGACGAGCTGTACGATGCGCTGTTTGTGAAGCCCACCATGGCCCTGTCGCGCGGCCTCTATAAGTTCGTGGAGAACGGCGTCATCAACCCCATTACCAACGGCTTTGGGCGGGCGGTGCAGGGTAGCGGCTACCTGTTGCGCTACGTGCAAACCGGCGCCGTTGAAACCTACCTCATTCTCATGGTCATTGGTATTGTGCTGATTTTGGGACTCAATTACGGCCGGATGTAAGGCATTAGGGCCCCAAGGCTGCTACAAAGGGCAACTTTTTACGGGTAAAAAAGTATAGGGCCTTAACATTATTAAGAAACTGTTACTCTTTCTTTCACCCCGTATGAAATTAAACCTCTTCTCTACCCGGACCCTGGCGTCCGGTGCCGTGCTTGCTGCGGCATCGCTAGGGGCTTCGTTTGGCGCGCACGCGCAAACGGCCGACCACAAAACTGCCATCAGCGGCAACGTCAGCGTGCTGCAATACCGCGGCGAAATCGGCACCGACTGGTGGAACCTGGGCCGCGAGGGCCTGCGCTTTGGCGGCGGCGCTGCCATCACGCGCTACCTCTCGCCCTCGTTCGACCTGGGCCTGATGGGCAACTACCAGCTCTACCGCTTCCCCAAAAACCAGCCTTACGGACAGGCCTCGGGCTACGACGTGAAGTCGGGCCTCGTGGACTTGTTTCTGAAGCTGAAGCTCAACAACGGGCGTATCCTGAAAGAAGACGCGTTCATTCAGCCGGCTATTTTCGGTGGCGTGGGCATGTACTTGGCACACAGCGTGGGCAACAACGGTACGAATAACTTCGACAACGCTATCGGCCGGCCCGACTTCATGGGTGGGGCCCTGCTGCGCTTCCGCCTGTCGCCGGCCTTGTTCCTCGACTTGCAAACGGCCTACCACTACCCACTGACCGAGCGCACGGACAACGTGTACAGCGCGACCGATAACCGCTACGACGACTTCCTGGTGCACTCAGTAGGCCTGACGCTGGCCCTGGGCAAAGCCAAGGACACCGATGGCGACGGCGTGCCCGACCGCAAAGACAAGTGCCCCGATACGCCCACCGGCGTGAAAGTGGACCCCACCGGCTGCCCCATCGACACGGATGGCGACGGCGTGCCCGACTACCAGGACAAGTGCCCCGACGTTAAGGGCTTGGCTGCCCTGCAAGGCTGCCCGGATGCGGATGGTGACGGCGTGGCCGACGGCGACGACAAGTGCCCCAACACCCCCGCCGGCACTAAAGTGGACGCCACCGGCTGCCCGCTTGATACCGACGGCGATGGCGTATCAGACGACAAGGACAAGTGCCCCGGCACCCCGGCTGGCGTGAAAGTGGACGCCACCGGCTGCCCCATTGATTCGGACGGCGACGGCGTGGCTGATGCCCAGGACAAGTGCCCCAACACCCCGGCCGGCACGAAGGTGAACGCCAACGGCTGCCCCGAAATGTCGCCCGAGCAGAAGGCCACCAAGTTCATTCAGTTTGAGTACAACCGGGCGCGCTTGCTGCCAGTATCAAACGAACGGCTCGATCAGATAGCGCAAACGCTGGGTGAATTCCCCGACTACAGCCTCAGCCTGGCCGGCCACACCGACAGCAAGGGCAGTGAAGCCTATAATCTGCGCCTCTCGTACGACCGTGCTACGTCGGCCCGCAACTACCTGCTCAAGAAGGGTGTATCGGCCGAGCGCATCGAAGCCCGTGGCTACGGTAAGCTCAAGCCGCTCGATACCAGCAAGACCGCTGCCGGCCGCGCCAAAAACCGCCGCGTAGAATTTGACCCCTACCTGACTGGCGAAACTAACCCGGCCGAAGCCAAGTACGGTCCGGCTCCAACCATCGCCCAGCTGAAAGCGGAGGGCAAGACGGCCCCCAACGGTGCTACCCCGGCTCGCAAAAAAGCCCGCACTAAAAAAGCATCACGCAAATAGGCACTTCGCCTAATAACTGATGCTACCAGAACGGCCCGCTGCGAAGCGGGCCGTTTTTGTTTGGGGGCTCCAAGGCAACCAAGCATGAAGGAAAGGTGTAAAACGCCGGACCGCCAGTTGCGCTTTAGTGGGTCCGGGGCCCCATCAGCTACCATATATTTCCGTACTCATGCACTTTAAACATGCCCTGCCGGTTTCGTCGTGACGGAATTTGCCGGCAACCTGCAAAGCCCGTGCTGGGCCTACGTGGCCCCCAATGGCGACGTACTCTTTGCCGGGGCTACTACGCTG is a window from the Hymenobacter nivis genome containing:
- the nuoL gene encoding NADH-quinone oxidoreductase subunit L, whose protein sequence is METVIPGPNAPYTTLLYVLIPLLPFLGFLLNGLLNKRLPATVAGLIGSVTVLGSFLISAFLFWSFLHPAAGWALPGTTVHRAYTVELFDWISVASLQIPFGYQIDQLSLIMLLLVTGVGFLIHVYSISYMAHDENVGKFFSFLNLFIFSMLVLVLGSNFVILFIGWEGVGLCSYLLIGFWNTNTSYNNAAKKAFIINRIGDLGFLLGIFLIYLAFNSVQYGEVFQKASLMEFGPYTVGICTAITLLLFVGAMGKSAQLPLYTWLPDAMAGPTPVSALIHAATMVTAGIYMVLRANVLFTLAPQTLEVVGIIGLATAFFAATIGLAQNDIKKVLAYSTVSQLGYMFLALGVMGYSSSLFHVLTHAFFKALLFLGAGSVIHAMSNEQDLRRMGGLRKALPITFFTFLIGCLAISGIPPFSGFFSKDEILSHVYEHNKLMWAVGLFTSFLTAFYMFRLLFLAFFGEFRGTDEQKHHLHESPASMTLPLIVLAILAAVGGFMGAPMLVGKHYLADFLAPIFTYSRRLNPAAFALEPDHGTELMLIGLSVAAGVLGIVLAYVLYVARAERPVADDAPRSAPENLVYHKYYIDELYDALFVKPTMALSRGLYKFVENGVINPITNGFGRAVQGSGYLLRYVQTGAVETYLILMVIGIVLILGLNYGRM
- a CDS encoding M1 family aminopeptidase — its product is MFLPIFLFELKYRLKRPATWIYFFLLFLMAFLLVTASGGGFGTGVNISLGGDGQTVKINSPFSLNIITMILSVFGVIIASSLMGNPVYRDFEYRTHPLFYTTPISKWGYLGGRFFGSYFIAVLVFSGIGVGAALAGVMPWVEADRFLAHAPPGTYLWPYLVLVLPNLLFSGAVFFTLATLSRNILSTYLGSILLLITYLVANSYLQDLKNEHLVAALDTFGIAAVDFTTRYWTSAEKNRLLLPLSSYVLLNRAVWLAVAGALLGLCYARFRFSAFASEKVSKKTRRAAGAPAAELAPVPAGGLHLPRVAQVFSGAMHRQQWWSLTKLEFRGIVRSRYFAAIAGAGVIFLLATSAQVGKTFDTPTYPVTSEIIDFSLGSFFLFFLAIIIFYSGELVWRERQAGVAQITDAVPVPSWVPFLSKLAALGLVQVVLLAVVMACGLVVQTAKGYFHYEIGLYVQALFGYELPFLLLMCVLAMVTQVVVNNKYLGFFVVVAYYVANLFRSQLGLGHRLFSYAGGPTPGPYSAMNGYGHFLPAFWWTKLLWAGVALLLVLAANLLWVRGTDAARLREARRRWGPGSTATLALGLLISLGAGGYIFYNTNVLNKYLTPKEREKGQVAYEKQYRRLKDVAQPRIVAVDLNTEIFPSTRAVRFRGRFTLVNKQTRALDTVIVSIPVEQNPRVRSLTLGQPGQATLALNDTTYGVRLYRLARPLAPGDSLALGMDILYQERGFPSAGSNTDIVYNGTFLSSGYLPGLGYREGAELSGDQDRKSYGLKPKPRMAKVNDLKARQNTYISQDADWIRFRTTVSTEADQTAVAPGYLQKEWVKDGRRYFTYVMDRPMLNFYTFLSARYQEYKSQWVDSVGHRTVPITIYYQPGHEYNLQRMAAGARDALAYCSKNFSPYQHRQLRILEFPRYQAFAQSFANTVPFSEAIGFIANVNDKDPEDLNYPYYVTAHEVAHQWWAHQVIGGNVQGSTLMAEAMAEYSALMVLRRHNGPAAMQRFLKFDMNRYLTGRAFERKKEVPLALVENQQYIHYAKGSVVMYGLQDAMGEAVLNGALKKYVAAVAFQGPPYTNSPEFIGYLRRAAPDSLQPYITDQFERITLFDNRVTAASAKKLPDGRYQVDFTVKSAKFYADSLGNQHPADQTRDALPVAIFPALGPDKKPVAPMLLVKRHLHAGDNQLRFVVRQKPASVAIDPNHLVIDRQLDDNTKDLKL
- the nuoK gene encoding NADH-quinone oxidoreductase subunit NuoK, with the translated sequence MEANIPEVIRTVPLQYYIFFATALFSIGVVGVLTRRNAIIIFMCIELMLNAVNVLLTAFSAYRSDPNGQVFVFFIMAVAAAEVAVGLGIIVMIYRNFQTTDVNLLSRLKW
- a CDS encoding RNA polymerase sigma factor; protein product: MENLAFSLPSPILPMTASQQDRQIADAVRQQRPRLLQFIRRRIPDEAEAEDLLQDVFAELVESYRLLKPVEQAAAWLFRVARNRIIDLYRRQRPVSLEAAFGAAEADPDGEGLLLADLLPAPDDSPENRLLRETLMEALADALAELPVAQREVFVWHELEDKSFKDMEAETGVPLKTLISRKHYAVLHLRKRLQKLYTELFTD
- a CDS encoding OmpA family protein, whose amino-acid sequence is MKLNLFSTRTLASGAVLAAASLGASFGAHAQTADHKTAISGNVSVLQYRGEIGTDWWNLGREGLRFGGGAAITRYLSPSFDLGLMGNYQLYRFPKNQPYGQASGYDVKSGLVDLFLKLKLNNGRILKEDAFIQPAIFGGVGMYLAHSVGNNGTNNFDNAIGRPDFMGGALLRFRLSPALFLDLQTAYHYPLTERTDNVYSATDNRYDDFLVHSVGLTLALGKAKDTDGDGVPDRKDKCPDTPTGVKVDPTGCPIDTDGDGVPDYQDKCPDVKGLAALQGCPDADGDGVADGDDKCPNTPAGTKVDATGCPLDTDGDGVSDDKDKCPGTPAGVKVDATGCPIDSDGDGVADAQDKCPNTPAGTKVNANGCPEMSPEQKATKFIQFEYNRARLLPVSNERLDQIAQTLGEFPDYSLSLAGHTDSKGSEAYNLRLSYDRATSARNYLLKKGVSAERIEARGYGKLKPLDTSKTAAGRAKNRRVEFDPYLTGETNPAEAKYGPAPTIAQLKAEGKTAPNGATPARKKARTKKASRK